A stretch of Candidatus Caldatribacterium sp. DNA encodes these proteins:
- a CDS encoding LacI family DNA-binding transcriptional regulator, whose protein sequence is MATLKEIAEKAGVSITTVSHVLNGTRPVSEHLKKRVLEAMEALGVEPRLPSRKKSSQLIAMLIDDIFNPFFTEVFASAEATARSMGYHLLLLPSIERGSDILYLKDLEEKSVDGIIVATRLGVSHLKKAFSTQLPMVFLGGSLEVPFSTSVLLPDEAGTYLATKHLLSLGHTEIL, encoded by the coding sequence ATGGCAACCCTCAAAGAGATTGCCGAAAAAGCCGGAGTTTCTATAACCACCGTGTCCCATGTTCTCAATGGAACGCGCCCAGTAAGCGAGCACCTGAAAAAGCGGGTTCTTGAAGCCATGGAGGCTCTGGGAGTGGAACCCCGCCTCCCTTCCCGCAAGAAATCCTCGCAGCTCATTGCCATGCTCATTGACGACATCTTCAACCCTTTCTTCACTGAAGTTTTTGCCTCTGCCGAGGCGACGGCCCGGAGCATGGGGTACCATCTTTTGCTCCTTCCTTCAATCGAGCGGGGATCCGACATTCTCTACCTCAAAGACCTTGAGGAGAAATCCGTTGATGGAATCATCGTGGCTACTCGCCTTGGAGTCTCCCACCTCAAGAAGGCCTTCTCGACTCAGCTCCCCATGGTATTTTTGGGAGGGAGTCTTGAGGTTCCTTTCTCGACGAGCGTTCTTCTTCCGGATGAGGCGGGAACGTACCTTGCGACGAAGCACCTCCTTTCTCTTGGGCATACCGAGATCCT